A window of Etheostoma spectabile isolate EspeVRDwgs_2016 chromosome 18, UIUC_Espe_1.0, whole genome shotgun sequence contains these coding sequences:
- the fkbp3 gene encoding peptidyl-prolyl cis-trans isomerase FKBP3 → MDAQRSQIQTSSPTKMADEVTREWSDEQLKSDDFPKKDIITFIQDNAAHSFLNEHKLLGNIKNVAKTAKKEQLIIAYNQLFESKKFKGTEPIEDVTEQVKAVKIEVKTKEVPTEVVDEGPPKYTKSVLKKGDKTNFPKKGENVSCWYTGTLEDGTVFDTNVPKTERKKKQTKPLTFKVGLGRVIRGWDEALLTMSKGEIARLEIEPEWAYGRKGLPDSKIPPNAKLIFEVEVVAVD, encoded by the exons atggatgcgcAGAGGAGTCAAATTCAAACCAGTTCTCCTACTAAAATGGCAGATGAAGTAACACGAGAGTGGAGCGATGAGCAGCTCAAAAGTGATGATTTcccaaaaaaagacataattaCGTTCATTCAGGACAATGCAGCCCACTCG tTCCTCAATGAGCACAAGCTGCTGggaaacataaaaaatgttgctaaaacagcaaagaaagaaCAACTGATTATTGCCTACAATCAGCTCTTTGAGAGCAAG AAATTTAAAGGCACAGAGCCGATTGAAGACGTGACCGAGCAGGTTAAAGCAGTGAAAATTGAAGTAAAGACCAAAGAAGTCCCAACAGAGGTTGTGGATGAG GGTCCGCCAAAGTACACCAAGTCCGTGCTGAAGAAAGGTGACAAGACCAACTTTCCAAAGAAAGGCGAAAACGTGAGCTGCTGGTACACCGGTACCTTGGAGGATGGAACTGTCTTCGACACCAATGTCCCCAAAA cggagagaaagaagaagcaaACTAAACCGCTGACCTTCAAAGTTGGCCTGGGCCGAGTCATCAGAGGA TGGGATGAGGCCTTACTGACGATGAGCAAGGGGGAAATCGCTCGATTGGAGATTGAACCAGAGTGGGCCTACGGGAGGAAGGGGCTCCCCGACTCAAA AATTCCTCCCAATGCAAAGCTGATCTTTGAGGTTGAAGTGGTGGCTGTGGATTAA
- the faua gene encoding FAU ubiquitin like and ribosomal protein S30 fusion a, translating to MQLFLRAQNTHTLEVTGQETVGQIKAHVQDLEGLLVEDQVLLLAGSPLEDDASLASCGVSEHCTLEVAGRLLGGKVHGSLARAGKVRGQTPKVDKQEKKKKRTGRAKRRIQYNRRFVNVVPTFGKKKGPNANS from the exons ATGCAGCTCTTCTTGCGTGCCCAGAACACTCACACCCTTGAGGTGACCGGACAGGAGACTGTTGGACAgatcaag GCCCATGTCCAGGATCTAGAGGGTCTCCTGGTTGAGGATCAGGTGCTGTTGCTCGCTGGTAGCCCACTGGAGGATGATGCCTCCCTGGCATCCTGTGGTGTCTCAGAGCACTGCACCCTGGAGGTAGCCGGCAGGCTGCTGGGAG GTAAGGTTCACGGCTCTCTGGCCCGTGCCGGAAAAGTGAGGGGACAGACACCCAAG GTTGACaagcaggagaagaagaaaaagaggactGGCCGTGCTAAGCGTCGCATCCAGTACAACAGGCGCTTTGTGAACGTGGTGCCCACCTTTGGAAAGAAGAAGGGACCCAACGCCAACTCCTAA